One window from the genome of Chiroxiphia lanceolata isolate bChiLan1 chromosome 15, bChiLan1.pri, whole genome shotgun sequence encodes:
- the LOC116794594 gene encoding histidine--tRNA ligase, cytoplasmic-like yields the protein MLRIGPIAAAAFARRAPPRHRLAGNRESIPRSWPPALSRGGGGGGGGRVLPVLKTPKGTRDHPPAQAALRERLLGTVVSCFKRHGAAAIDTPVLELRETLMGKYGEDTKLIYELQDQGGELLALRYDLTVPFARYLAMNKVNNMKRYHVAKVYRRDNPATTRGRYREFYQCDFDIAGQFDPMIPDAECLKIVHEILSDLQLGDFVIKVNDRRILNGVFAVCGVPESKFISACSTVDKLDKVPWEEVRSEMVGEKGLSPEAADRIGEYVQLHGGLDLIERLLQDPKLSQNKLAKEGLGDMKLLFEYLTLFGITGKISFDLSLARGLDYYTGVIFEAVLLQQENEHVEELVGVGSVAGGGRYDGLVGMFDPKGRKVPCVGVSIGIERIFSILEQRLKASGEKLRTTETQVLVATPQKHLLAARLKLISELWDAGIKAEMLYKKDPKLLKQLQYCEDTGIPLAAIVGEQELADGVVKLRDVSTREEVDIPREKLVDEIRRRLEP from the exons ATGCTGCGGATCGGCCCCATCGCCGCCGCCGCTTTCGCCCGCCGGGCACCGCCGCGGCACCGCCTCGCTGGGAACCGGGAGAGCATCCCCCGGTCCTGGCCGCCGGCTCTGTCCCggggtggcggcggcggcggcggcgggagggtGTTGCCGGTGCTGAAAACGCCCAAG GGCACCCGCGACCACCCGCCGGCGCAGGCGGCGCTGCGGGAGCGGCTGCTGGGCACCGTGGTGTCCTGCTTCAAGCGGCACGGGGCGGCCGCCATCGACACCCCCGTGCTGGAGCTGCGG GAGACGCTGATGGGGAAGTACGGGGAGGACACGAAGCTCATCTACGAGCTGCAGGACCAGGGAGGGGAGCTGCTGGCCCTGCGCTACGACCTCACC GTGCCCTTCGCTCGCTACCTGGCCATGAACAAGGTCAACAACATGAAGCGCTACCACGTGGCCAAGGTGTACAGGAGGGACAACCCGGCCACCACCCGGGGCCGCTACCGCGAGTTCTACCAGTGC GACTTCGACATCGCCGGGCAGTTCGACCCGATGATTCCCGATGCCGAGTGCCTGAAGATCGTGCATGAGATCCTGAGTGACCTGCAGCTCGGGGACTTTGTCATCAAG gTCAACGACAGGCGGATTTTGAACGGTGTGTTTGCTGTCTGTGGTGTCCCAGAGAGCAAGTTCATATCGGCCTGTTCCACCGTGGACAAGCTGGACAAG GTGCCGTGGGAGGAAGTGAGGAGCGAGATGGTGGGAGAGAAGGGGCTCTCTCCCGAGGCTGCGGATCGCATCGGGGAGTACGTCCAGCTCCATG GTGGGCTGGACCTGATTGAGCGGCTCCTGCAGGACCCAAAGCTGTCGCAGAACAAGCTGGccaaggaggggctgggggacatGAAGCTGCTGTTCGAGTACCTGACCCTGTTTGGCATCACAGGGAAG ATCTCCTTCGACCTGAGCCTGGCCCGGGGCCTGGACTATTACACGGGGGTGATCTTtgaggctgtgctgctgcagcaggagaacGAGCACGTGGAGGAGCTGGTGGGCGTCGGGAGCGTGGCTGGAGGCGGCCGCTACGACGGGCTGGTGGGGATGTTTGATCCCAAGGGCCGGAAGGTGCCCTGCGTGGGGGTCAGCATTGGGATCGAGCGGATCTTCTCCATCCTGGAGCAGAGGCTGAAG gctTCTGGGGAGAAACTTCGCACAACTGAAACCCAAGTGCTGGTGGCTACACCCCAGAAACACTTGCTTGCTGCCAGACTAAAGCTCATCTCCGAGCTGTGGGACGCAGGGATCAAG GCAGAGATGCTGTACAAGAAGGATCCTAAACTGCTGAAGCAGCTGCAGTATTGTGAGGACACAGGGATCCCCCTTGCTGCCATTGtaggagagcaggagctggcagacGGAGTCGTCAAGCTGCGAGATGTCTCAACACGAGAAGAG GTTGATATCCCAAGGGAGAAGCTTGTCGATGAGATCAGGAGAAGGCTGGAGCCCTGA